The sequence TCTCCATGTGCATTTCAGATGGTTGGGACAGATTTTGTTAAAAGTTTGATAACCATAATGTATATTTTGGGGAGAGGCATCACCTTAAAAAAATATAATTACCTAAAAAGGAAATAGCAAACAGTAACTGCCAATTCATTTAACAGATTTGCAGCCTAGTTGTTCTTAATTACATAATCTTAATAAGAGTGTAAATGTATGTAAAAGCGCGTGGAAAACAGGATTGGTACCATGTGTAATATAATATGTATTTACAAAGTGGGTATAGTATGTTGTACGCTGTAAAGTGTATACATTTGAAATACCTAATAGAGTCAACTGTATGGAATGAAAAgaataaaaaaaagagagagaaggtATATGGATGTTTTAATGTTTTTTTCCAAATAATTTGAGTACTAATAATTTTGAAGAAAACATTTTTTTCTTTTGTAATTATTTCATGATGTACAACGCACAATAATTAGAGCAGTACCTGCTCATCAGCTAAAATCAAATTGATATGGCGTAGAGGACCGTCATTTGTTGCACCACGGAACTCCAATTTTCTGATGACACGGACTCTTATCACAACATTTATCTTCTGAGGATTTAGCTCTGTGATAGGTGTGAACAGCATTGCTAATTGTTGTACCTGCAAATAATGAGACGGGATCGTTTAGTAACTTGTTACTAACATGGAACAATGGTTACAAATCTTTAATATGCAGGATTTATGAAGAAATTGCTTATATGTAGCGTGGAAAACATACCTATTCAAGATATATTAATTTATCTGTACATGTTTAGATGTACACAATTTTTTTTCTATATGGATATATAATAAGGAAATGCACGAAGATACATGAGGTTAAGAAATACGACTTGCTATCCATCAATGCCTTGTATAGTAATACGTGTGAAGACCTCTTTGTACACTATGTTTCGAGTCTTAGTACTGCAATTGCCTGAATCATCTTCGATAAGGATAAAAAGACCATTTTGTGATGTAACTCTTGATATTGCAACATATAATTGTCCATGTGTGAAAACTGGTTTCTTCAGATATACCCCAACTTTTGAAAGTGTTTGTCCTTGGCTCTTATTAATTGTCATTGCATAGCATACCTTTATAGGGTATTGGCGTCTTTGTAGAACAAATGGCCATCTTGTATTCTTTAATGTCAATGATATACGAGGTATTATCACAATTTTTGATTTATGAGTACCTGTCATTATCTGACCTTCAATAACTTTGTCACCCAAAGATGTTATAATTAATCTTGTACCGTTGCATAGACCTTCTGATTGGTTCAGATTTCTGAAAAGCATAATTGGTGTACCCTTTTTTAGGACTATTCGATGTTGTGGAAAGTTATTTCCATTCAATGTATTCAAAAATTCAACAGGATATAAAAGGTCATAAGATTCATGAGTATTGGGAGCTTTGATGACTTTGTCGCAGCTTaaatactcttttgtctcttcaggGATAAGAGACACAATGTATTCATTTATGGAATCAACTATATCATTAGTAGGAGTCAATATGACACGATCTTTCAAATACTCAAGCTGCATATAACTTTTATTTAGATCATCATAAATTTTATCAAATATGCAAGTGATTTTGTCACCTTGTGGCAACAAGAGTAGTTCATGGGGTATTTCTATCCATGTTGGTTCATCCTCGCCTTCTTGTGTTGTAGCATTTATTTTGCCTTCTCCGACATCAAGCATCCATTTACTGAATTGGGATAGTTTTTCTTGTTCTTCATGTGTCAAGGTTGTTCCTGAAAGCCTCATATTCCGAGTAAGATGTAGGATGCGTACATGAGACCAAAGGGGAGAGTTTATTATTGCTGCATTAACGATTTCTGAACGGCTCCCGCCTTCAATTACAGGTAATGTTTGTCTGAGGTCTCCTCCCAGAACAATAACTTTTCCGCCAAAAGGTAAATCTCTTGCTGGTGGTGATGAAGTAGCCAAGATATCACGAAATGATCTGTCTAATGCTTCAAAGGCAAATCTATGTGTCATCAATGCTTCATCCCATATTACTAAAGATGCAGCTTGCACCAATTGGCAGAGCATCGTGCCACATTTAATATCACAAACTGTTGTTTCATCTAGTTCACATGGAATTTTGAAGCGAGAGTGTGCTGTTCGTCCTCCTGGTAGAAGTAATGAAGCCACACCAGAGGAAGCCACAGATAAAACAATTTGTTTGCGACTGCGTAAAAATGTTATGATAGAGTTCCATAAATATGTTTTACCTGTGCCACCGTATCCTGATACGAAAAAAAAACCTGGTTTGTTTGATAAAACAGTTTCTGTAATAGCTGTGAAAGCATATAATTGTTCACTGTTTAATCCTGAAACTAAGATTTCAGATTCAGTCTGCATAGTGTCAATGTCATATGATAGTTCATCATCGATAAAACGATTTGAATTCACCTGATTATATGAATCAGATCTATTTGGTAAATTGAAATCTTGTATACGACTTCCTCTTCGACTGAATAAAGTTGTGAGCTCTTCTATCAATTTATTTTTAAGCGCCTCATCACTCATCCGGTAGGATGGATGGTTAAGCAGTTGTCTTGCGTTATACTGGATATCATCAGCAAGTAATTTCCAGACTTTTTCAAAGAACGAGAATTCATCGCCTACTTCACAGAAAAGGAGCATTGTGACAAAAAGATGGCGAAGCTGACTGGATGTTGCCCAGGATGCGGCCTCATCAAAGGCATTGTACCACTCCTGATCATCCTCAAGTAGTCCATGAGTTTTACATGCCTCTTTGAAAGTCGGGTGTAAAACATTATTGTATGTTCGTAAAGATTCATAGTTTTGAGCTCCTTTGACAACCATTAGAAGCATTCTAAGATAATATCTTTCACCCGCCGATGGATGTACAAAATGAATGCGGCCTATGCTACCGTGTCTATGTCTTTGTTCCCATGATCTCTTTTTTTCGTCCCATCTCCATTCAGACGGAAAATCAGTGTAAGTTAGGGATCGCGCACTCTCATGTACTTGGTTAGCGACAAACCACTCAGTTAGCATTGTTCGACGTAGGTATTCCTGTGATAAAATATGTGACATGTTGTTGTTGGCATGATATGTGATGTAATTCTCATTAGGCAAATGTACCGGCAGTCTGGTAACAGGAGGGAAGTGTCTATGAATTTCAAAGCCGAAAATCCTCCAACATGAATCATATGGACAAATAAATCTAGCATCTAGATATTCCTTGACCTCATTCCTTGTGTTTGTTTCTTCGTCAACAGGAGTGTCTTGGCCATCTAAAACTCGTTGTAGGTATAATTTGCTGCAATCAGGACCTTTGGTAACATACTTGAAAAGATATTTTATGAATATACTTTTGTTACACCACTCTACATTGATGTGCGCCTGATATTTCTTGAGTAATGTCATGTTGTAAGGAACGATCCACCTGTTGTTTAATTTGGTGTTTGATTTGATGACAAATCTAGCATTGCTTACTCTTCTATAAACTGCAAATCCATTTGTGTCAACAACAGTTTCAGTTTGAAACAGTTTAGGATAGTGTTTGGAACAGTGGTTTCTTTTCATACAGGGTGAGTTATGATtataggatccacatggtccatgAACCATATGCTCAGCAAGCAATGCGTATCCTAATGGATCATTGGCAGGATCTGGTATTTCAGCAGTGATAAAAGAGTTTATAAATTCAGTTGTTGGTTGCATAGTGTCAGTTGAAACCCAAAAAATAATGTGTGCATGAGGCAATCCACGTTTCTGAAATTCTACCGTGTGCAGAACTGCATGTTTTGACAATAAGGTTATTAAGAAGTGTAGAAATATTTGGTCAAGAAGAATCTAATACTACAAACAAAATGTATTACAAGGGACTAATTGTTGGATGTATTTTTTCAGCAGTGATGAAAGAGCATATAAATTTAGTCGTTTGTCTTATAGTGTTAGTTGATACCTAGAAGATTACGTGTGCGTAAGGCAAGACATGTTTATGAAAATACACATTGTGCAGAAACACGTGTACTGACAATAAAACTCATAAGAAGAGTAAAAATAAAACTAATAGGAGGAGTAAAATTGTTTGGTAAAGGATAACTAATCACTGTAAATGTGCGTTATGAAGCCATCTGTTTGTTATTATTAAAGATACTATGTATATGGAAACCATGAATGCTTTTTATAGCTTACATGCATGTTTTCTCCTTTTATGGTCTTGTTTTTTTTTGGACAAATCTATTTTTAAAAGTTAAGTTAGAAGTTTTATGCTTTATTACAAGCTGTTGATTGTAGTATTAAGTAAAACAAAGTATGAACAATACAGTATCAATAAGCATTTAAACTATTATGgaattttctctctctctctctctctctctctctctctctcttttaagAATAAACAATATTTGTTGCAAGGTTATTTTGAAAAGGGATACATAGTTGTAATCAATATTTGTGTTGAACACATTTCCTTACTATTAAAGCAGTAAGGAAAACTGCTCCTACGATTATAGAGTTGCATGTAGCAAACCACCCCACACTAAAAAAATGTCGCAACAACGCAATCAACAGTAAATAAGTTGTTGTGTTTGTGTTTTCATAAACAAAAGTAATGCACATCATTCATAGTTTTGACAAGCAAAAgtaatttatatttaatattatCTAAATTGGTAGCAGAATTTACACGTATGCGCTATTTTTACGTAATACAATAAACATAAAAAAAATATGTGAAGGTATACTACAAATACGGTAGAACCATAAATAAAAACAGATTCCTGTAAATGTAGGTAGGGAAATGGGCAAGagggaaagaaaaaaaaaaggaaaaagggaaaaaAAATCGAACTGGATTAGCAATGATAAATAGTTTCGTCATAGAAAACATAGTAAAATGTATTTGCACCTGCTTTGCAAGGGCCAAATATGTTACCATCTTTAATATCCTGTAACAACTCTTCTAATTTCATATGAAATACTCTTACAGGAATATCAGGTGCATCTGAAGATTTCTGGCCAGAGTGTTGAAGACCATCTATAATTTCAGGCCACTTTGCATTGCATGTAAATGTTACAAAAAAGTCGGGTGGACCATGGACTCTGCAGATGGCTATGCTATCATGGTAATTTTGTATCATATATCGTCGTCCACCAATGTGTGATGCCGGAAGTACGATTGTTTTTCCCATTTCGTCACCGTTTATGCAGCCTCTACTAACAGCATCTGATATGCCTTGAAGATTTTCCATTCGTAATTTATCTTGATTGTTTAGAATATACATAAGTCTATTTTCATCAATACAGGCACGAGCATCGACCTTAGCCTGGTTTGATAGTGTACCATAAGATAGAAATGGATTTGGCTGGCCAACCTTGTAATGAAATTGATAGCAATAGTATTCTTGCATGGTTATATGAGCCCTTGAATTTGTTCCTCTAACCCTTGTATCACTATAAGCAACACCAACTTGGAATCCACGCTCTCCATATGGAAACAAAAGTGGATATTGGAGAGCCATATATGCTGGATGCAATGATGAAATACGCCTCAATTCCGAATTTCTTGTCTCTATAATAATGTCTCGTTTGAAGGTATCAAGTGAGAAATCACCAATAACAAGCATGGCTAAATCATCGGTTGTTGGCATATTGTACTGCACAGGATCTCCTTCTCTAGCCCCAATAATTCTGATGATAAATTCTTCATTTGTGTGTTCATTAAGCCTTTCACTGGCAAGCCTAAATTTCTTAGCAAAGGGATTGTGCTCGTCCAACATTTTTAATAATTCTTGTACAATATCTTGTCTTATAGAAGAGGTAGGACCATCAGCAGCGGATAGAGAGTTTATTCGATTGTTGACCTCATGTGCTGTATCATACACATAAAGCTGAAGAAATTTAGGAGGCTGGTCGTTTACTGGCAGTAATGATCCTATTCGATGGTGGACTTGACCGCATATCTTAAAGATTGGAGGACCATGACCATCATTCACTGACCTATCAATATGAGCTCCCATAGATGTGAATGCAAACAAGCAATTATACTGCCTGATATTTTGCATGAAGGATTTAGATATCGAATCGCCATCAAACCGGGCTAGTGATAACAATGGTTCAGGTCTAGGGCTGTAAGGAGGAAGACGGACTTTGCCGCCTTTGCAACAATTATTGTAAACAATTGATCGATTTCCACTTGACGATCCTATTCTTTCATTATACCAGAAAAGAGCAGAACAGTGGGTGCATTGGTAGCATGGCGGTCCATAGTAAGATCGAGCATGGTAAGAAGCTGCATTTCGTTTACACAAAGTAGTATTAGCAAATATTTTTTAAAAGAATTATTTTAAAAAAAATTCCCTTTGTTCCCGTCCATCTTTATGTTCAAATTTATAAACTCTTTTAGGTGCAGTTTTCACCATCTTTTTTATTCAAATCCGTAAATTTTGTTTAGGTGTAGCTAGTAAGTACAGTTTGTCTAAAAAATGGGTTACATCCAGAATTGGACATACCTTTGAGTGCTTCAACAAATTTTGGGTCGAAGTGACCACATTGTAATGTTGAGGCTTGCTGAGAGGATGCGAATGCACCTAAAATAGTATATCTATATTTTTAGAACTAGGTACCTATATGGTCTCCCTTTTTAAAAAATTAAAAATAAAAGGGTAGATGGTCACGCTACCGGAGGATATTAACCTTCTCTCATTCAACAATTGTCTACGTATGCGACGAGCTTCCACAGGAGGTACAGACGATGGGGCGCAACATGTACTGATTTGTTCTGGCATGATAAATTGTTGTATGAGCATAACAATCCATGGATGATACCTTTTTCCCGTTTAGATTTGGGTGATGTATGTAGACAGGGTACGAAGGCGCTTACTCCTCTTCCTTGTGATGTTTGAAACAGCATGTTCCATTTTGGATCAGCGATATTAATTTTTACACATTAATAATGTAGCAAATTGGAACATTTCACGTTTTAAACCTACGTTTTTTAATAATATGTAAGTATATATACGTAGATCAAGTATATAGTGATCTTTcggtatataaatatatatatatatatactgttgTACCAGCAAAACAAGGAATACATGCAGTGTTTAATAATTCTAACGAAAAAAATAGAATCACAATTGTATAGGAACACATGCAATGTTTCATAATTTAAACGAAAAAATGGAGTTGCAATTGTACATATGTGCATGAACTGGAATATTGGATAATATTGATGGTGAAGTATCAAAGTGTGTACAAAGTACCTGGTTGATGAGTCACTGGACGTGAGATGACCTGATAAGATTAGTGAGACTGAACTTGTTGACACGGGCTATGATTTCGAACTCCAGTTTATCCTGGTCtgttatatttatatatatatatatatatatatatatatatatatatatataacaaattAGTAGATACCGCAGTTAAGGTATATACGTATATTATATAGCGAAATTAGAATGTTATATGAATATATACTGCTGTACCAGTAAAATAAGGAATACATGCAGTGTTTAATAATTCTAACCAAAAAAATAGAATCACAATTGTATAGGAACACATGCAATGTTTCATAATTTAAACGAAAAATGGAGTTGCAATTGTACATATGTGCATGAACTGGAATATTGGATAATATTGATGGTGAAGTATCAAAGTGTGTACAAAGTACCTGGTTGATGAGTCACTGGACTTGAGATGACCTGATAAGATTAGTGAGACTGAACTTGATTTCGAACTCCAGTTTATCCTGGTCTGCTATGAAGAGAAAAAAAACCAAATCAGTAGATGCCGCAGTTAAGGTATATACGTATATTATATAGCGAAATTAGAATGTTATACGCAGGAGTAGTAAGCCAACAAAGAGCACCCCCTTTTTCGATGTATATGTCATCTGGAAAGTAGGAGTGATAAAGAAGCAGGGGAGAGACGGAAGATTTAGAGGATGATAAGGCGACTCGAGAAGCAACAACGTTCAAATGGTGACGGTGTCAACAATAATCTGTTAAAATTGCGAGAAGATCTTAATTTCCACAGCGATGGATAAAGCAATACCTGGTTTCCTGATGCTGAAACTTTTCTGTAACAATCTGTCATTTTTCTTCTCACGATCAAGCTCAGAGATTATGATACAAGCATGACTGGTTCTTGAACACTATACAAGGCTTTGGAGAGATGGGATGTGCTGCTTCCAGGTTAGAAGATGAGGAGGCTGTCAAGATGTGCCGGGACAGAAGGGACTTGATCAAGCAGGCACTGGAGCAGCACAACCGATTTGCATCTTCCCACATTGCTTACATTGAGTCCCTGAAGCGTGTTTCGGTGGCTCTCCAACGGTTTGTTGCCGGAGATGATCACCATGAGCTAATCTTCGATACATTCATCTCCCCTATCAAGCAACAGAAGCCAGAGATGCTTGGTCTGCCTTATGGTTCATATGAGAAGAGAACTATTCATGTTTCAAGGTACCTGAGGTCAGGGCCTAACCCATCAGTGTCCATTGAGGAGCACCCACGTCCGGTGGAAACAGTCCGTGTCGAGTCAAATTACCCTATGGACAACGACAGTGGCATGGTGGATAGATTCCTACCAACACACTCTTCACCAGTGAGATCGTCTTCATACTACCCGCCACCTTATAACAGGCCAAGCTACCAACCTCCATTGGACCAGGAAACAGTTAGAAATTCTTCCTATTGCATGCCTTATGACAGGCCAAGCTATGCACCTCCATCACCCCAGGAGACAATGAGGACTTCTTATTATGCATCTTATGACAGGCCAAGCTACCCACCACCATCACCCCAGGAGCCACTGAGAAATTCATATCACGTGCCATATGACAGGCCAAGCTACCCACCTCCGTCACCCCAGGAGCAGGAATCATCACCGTGGGACTTCTTCTGGAACCCATTCTCATCACTGGACAGCTTTACATATCCCCGCCCTCGGAGTAGCTATGACAATGTGGTCACTGATGATGAACTCGTGAGGTTACAACGGGTACGAGAGGAGGAAGGAATCCCAGAACTTGAAGAGGAAGATGATGAGTGTCAAGAGCATGTACAGATGGAcagaaaagaggaaaaagaagagCACGACAAtgcagatgatgatgaagacgatgatgaagacgatggcgAGGAATGTGAGCATTCAGATGAGTGTATGGTTTCTAATGTGAATTTTGATGCCAATATGAAGCAAGAAACAAAGGGATTTGAATCCAAAGGTATTCAGTGTACTGAAGCACCAGAACCTTGCAAGACAGTAGAACTTGAGATAAAGGCACACAAGAAAGAGTTGATGAGAAACAGAGTAGCAAATGCAGAAGAAACTCCTGGTTTCACAGTATATCTGAATCGAAGGCCAGCAAGCTTGGTTGAGGCCATGAAGGATATCGACTGTCAGTTCTCGGGGATATGTGACGCTGCTCGGAAAATCTCAGTAATGTTGGAGGCAAGTAGAGCTCAGTACTCAACCTCAAACGATCTTTCTGGTACTGTTTTTATGATCCACACTGAAATTACTCTTAAAGATCTAGATTTGACACTTACTGAACATTGCTTGCCAATTGTGTATTGCAGCGAAGATGCTGAACCCAGTTGCACTTTTGCGTTCTGCGTCATCCCGTTCATCATCATCTCGTTTCCTTCTTGCTCCCTCTAGCTCAATAGATGATCTCTTTAACAATGAGACTAGCAGCTGCTACTCTGAAGAATCTTGCAGTACCATGTCTGGAAGTCACCACTCTACCTTGGATAGACTCTATACATGGGAGAAGAAATTATACAAAGAAGTAAAGGTATGATCTTTGTCAGGGGTTTACACCAGTAGACAAATGCATGGAAAAGCCATAATTGTTTTGGTCACTTGCAGGCAGGTGAGCGGTTAAGAATCGAGTATGAGAAGAGGCTGACACATTTGAGGAACCAAGATGTGAAAGGCGAAGAACCTATCTCTGTTGATAAGACTTGTGCAGCATTGAGAAGCTTGCATACTCGGCTGAAGGTGTCAATA is a genomic window of Zea mays cultivar B73 chromosome 5, Zm-B73-REFERENCE-NAM-5.0, whole genome shotgun sequence containing:
- the LOC103627992 gene encoding nitrate regulatory gene2 protein, whose amino-acid sequence is MGCAASRLEDEEAVKMCRDRRDLIKQALEQHNRFASSHIAYIESLKRVSVALQRFVAGDDHHELIFDTFISPIKQQKPEMLGLPYGSYEKRTIHVSRYLRSGPNPSVSIEEHPRPVETVRVESNYPMDNDSGMVDRFLPTHSSPVRSSSYYPPPYNRPSYQPPLDQETVRNSSYCMPYDRPSYAPPSPQETMRTSYYASYDRPSYPPPSPQEPLRNSYHVPYDRPSYPPPSPQEQESSPWDFFWNPFSSLDSFTYPRPRSSYDNVVTDDELVRLQRVREEEGIPELEEEDDECQEHVQMDRKEEKEEHDNADDDEDDDEDDGEECEHSDECMVSNVNFDANMKQETKGFESKGIQCTEAPEPCKTVELEIKAHKKELMRNRVANAEETPGFTVYLNRRPASLVEAMKDIDCQFSGICDAARKISVMLEASRAQYSTSNDLSAKMLNPVALLRSASSRSSSSRFLLAPSSSIDDLFNNETSSCYSEESCSTMSGSHHSTLDRLYTWEKKLYKEVKAGERLRIEYEKRLTHLRNQDVKGEEPISVDKTCAALRSLHTRLKVSIHTVQSVSRRIEILRDEELHPQLMELIVDTETISKHDVIRDFPSHLL